A genomic segment from Luteibacter aegosomatis encodes:
- a CDS encoding GNAT family N-acetyltransferase — MTLTIRAAAVDDADDIARWNIAMAWETERKTLDPDTIGRGVRAVFAEPRRGFYLVAERDGAAVGCLLVTYEWSDWRCGDFWWIQSVYVAPEARRGGVFRSLYESVRSKAEAAGAVGVRLYVETENERAQATYRGLGMERCHYYMYEAMLRD; from the coding sequence ATGACCCTTACCATTCGCGCCGCGGCCGTCGACGACGCCGACGACATCGCCCGCTGGAACATCGCCATGGCCTGGGAAACCGAGCGCAAGACGCTCGACCCGGACACCATCGGACGCGGCGTGCGCGCCGTGTTCGCCGAGCCGCGCAGGGGGTTCTACCTCGTGGCCGAGCGTGACGGCGCCGCGGTGGGCTGCCTGCTCGTCACCTACGAATGGAGCGACTGGCGCTGCGGGGATTTCTGGTGGATCCAGAGCGTCTACGTGGCGCCGGAGGCGCGCCGGGGCGGGGTGTTTCGTTCCCTCTACGAGAGCGTGCGGTCGAAGGCCGAGGCGGCGGGTGCCGTGGGTGTGCGGCTTTACGTGGAGACGGAGAACGAGCGGGCGCAGGCGACATACCGCGGCCTCGGGATGGAGCGGTGCCATTACTACATGTACGAGGCGATGTTGCGAGATTGA
- a CDS encoding YceI family protein has product MRHLLSAIALLLLAAPVTAAELRIDPVRSRADFSVRLLWVSTVTGSFDAIRGDVTVTHPDSTAVVTAHIDTDSIRMDSARLRRWVLAPEFFDAEHHPRIDFVSLPIPMRALTQGGEVQGSLTMRGVTRPVTFRIESNDCPPESLAGCVLRLQGIIDRTDFEMRGHRGALSDRVNLGMAIVLEAS; this is encoded by the coding sequence ATGCGCCACCTGCTGTCGGCGATCGCCCTGCTCCTGCTGGCGGCGCCCGTTACCGCTGCCGAACTTCGTATCGACCCGGTCCGCTCGCGCGCCGATTTCAGCGTGCGACTGCTCTGGGTCAGCACGGTCACCGGCAGTTTCGACGCCATCCGCGGTGACGTGACCGTCACGCATCCCGACTCCACCGCCGTGGTCACCGCGCACATCGACACCGACAGCATCCGCATGGATTCCGCGCGCCTGCGCCGCTGGGTGCTGGCGCCGGAATTCTTCGACGCCGAACACCACCCGCGCATCGACTTCGTGTCGCTGCCGATCCCCATGCGCGCGCTGACGCAAGGGGGCGAGGTCCAGGGCTCCCTCACCATGCGCGGCGTGACGCGGCCGGTCACCTTCCGCATCGAGTCCAACGATTGCCCCCCTGAGTCGCTGGCCGGCTGCGTGCTGCGCCTGCAGGGCATCATCGACCGCACCGACTTCGAGATGCGCGGCCACCGGGGCGCCCTCTCCGACCGGGTGAACCTCGGCATGGCCATCGTGCTCGAAGCCTCCTGA
- a CDS encoding energy transducer TonB, with protein MLALRTSTSLSALGLVFGIAGTSWLTALTYERAPAARPLAEVVMPSAAPKRVEPAPPRPVAAARPKPDIVSAPRAEPRPEPLRPVYMPSPRYPISALRAHREGQVVLNVTVTPEGDVMSVSVGRSSGDFDLDRAAEEAVRRWRFAAADRPARYTADLPVRFELTSPM; from the coding sequence ATGCTCGCATTACGCACCAGCACATCCCTGAGCGCCCTGGGCCTCGTTTTCGGTATCGCCGGCACGAGCTGGCTCACGGCGCTCACCTACGAGCGCGCCCCGGCGGCGCGTCCCCTCGCGGAAGTGGTGATGCCGTCCGCCGCACCGAAGCGCGTGGAACCCGCGCCACCGCGACCCGTGGCCGCGGCCCGACCGAAACCCGACATCGTGTCGGCACCTCGTGCGGAGCCCCGACCCGAACCCCTGCGTCCGGTCTACATGCCGTCGCCGCGTTACCCGATCTCGGCGCTGCGCGCGCATCGCGAGGGGCAGGTGGTCCTTAATGTCACCGTCACGCCCGAGGGCGATGTGATGAGCGTGTCGGTGGGCCGCTCCAGCGGTGATTTCGACCTCGATCGCGCGGCGGAAGAAGCCGTGCGCCGCTGGCGCTTCGCGGCGGCGGACCGGCCGGCACGATATACGGCGGATTTGCCGGTGCGGTTCGAGCTCACTTCGCCGATGTAG
- a CDS encoding phospholipase D-like domain-containing protein: MRRLLTFLLLAATLATGGCSLSKARIQRADAVVTLTVDRGSNCDRADHCAAPSPLMDAAAEADAASTPARPVHVATLLEDGDSALAARVNLIRSARRSIDVQTYIWEMDDAGQLVLDELIHAARRGVRVRILADQLFSFGDPALLAGLARASDHLDIRLYNPTFHNAHTTPLEFAAGIACCFFRFNQRMHNKLLVVDDLIGITGGRNYEDRYFDWDDTFDYVDRDVMVGGPAAKAMGKSFETFWQHKRSVPLTHLRDVNRAIVADTDDKRTWKPPTYAHPERVAELVANAQDPTWLAEHIGAASLRLNRVEYLSDLPGKTDEPRRREARELTRHIMGLVRNAKTEIVLQTPYLVMSRPAKKIFANLRQRDDPPRVIVSTNSLASTDAFAVYAMSYKHRKRYLTDYGFEIYELKPRPSNADPDALEGGSHAVAIPAPIDGGSVAKSRRGRARSGSAPNGAPSESSGFFAVGSQASRGARHRPAPLLTAGVRFGLHAKSIVVDDTFAMVGTHNFDPRSDHYNTEAGVIVYDKRFADRLRGSIMQDTQPGNAWVIGPRQKTIPVLSPINEFIGDVSERLPFFDLWPFRYATSYDLKPGCIPMRWTDPQFFECYEPVGDFPEVDVSLKLIYTRMITAFGSSAAGIL, translated from the coding sequence ATGCGCCGTCTCCTCACGTTCCTTCTCCTCGCCGCCACGCTGGCCACCGGCGGCTGTTCGCTGTCGAAGGCACGGATCCAGAGGGCCGACGCCGTGGTCACCCTCACGGTGGATCGCGGGTCCAACTGCGACCGCGCCGACCATTGCGCCGCGCCGTCCCCGCTGATGGACGCCGCCGCCGAGGCCGACGCCGCGTCCACCCCTGCCCGGCCCGTGCACGTGGCCACGCTGCTGGAAGACGGCGATTCGGCGCTCGCCGCCCGCGTGAACCTGATCCGTTCCGCGCGCCGGAGCATCGACGTGCAGACCTACATCTGGGAGATGGACGACGCCGGCCAGCTCGTGCTCGACGAGTTGATCCACGCCGCGCGGCGCGGCGTGCGCGTGCGCATCCTTGCCGACCAGTTGTTCTCGTTCGGCGATCCGGCGCTGCTCGCCGGGCTGGCGCGGGCAAGCGACCATCTCGACATCCGCCTCTACAATCCCACCTTCCACAACGCGCACACGACGCCGCTGGAATTCGCCGCCGGCATCGCCTGCTGCTTCTTCCGCTTCAACCAGCGCATGCACAACAAGCTGCTGGTGGTGGACGACCTCATCGGCATCACCGGCGGACGGAATTACGAAGACCGCTATTTCGACTGGGACGACACCTTCGATTACGTCGATCGCGACGTCATGGTCGGCGGCCCCGCCGCCAAGGCCATGGGCAAGAGCTTCGAGACGTTCTGGCAACACAAGCGCTCGGTGCCGCTCACCCACCTGCGCGACGTGAATCGCGCCATCGTCGCCGACACCGACGACAAACGAACCTGGAAGCCGCCCACCTACGCGCATCCCGAACGCGTGGCCGAACTCGTGGCGAATGCGCAGGATCCCACCTGGCTCGCCGAGCACATCGGTGCCGCCAGCCTGCGGCTGAACCGCGTGGAATACCTCTCCGACCTCCCCGGCAAGACCGACGAGCCCCGCCGGCGCGAGGCTCGCGAACTCACCCGTCACATCATGGGCCTGGTACGCAACGCGAAGACCGAAATCGTGCTGCAGACGCCCTATCTGGTGATGAGCCGGCCGGCCAAGAAGATCTTCGCCAACCTGCGCCAGCGGGACGACCCGCCGCGCGTGATCGTCTCCACCAACTCCCTCGCCTCCACCGATGCCTTCGCGGTGTATGCGATGTCCTACAAGCATCGCAAGCGCTACCTCACCGACTACGGCTTCGAGATCTACGAGTTGAAGCCTCGCCCATCGAACGCCGACCCCGATGCGCTGGAGGGCGGCTCGCACGCGGTAGCCATTCCCGCGCCCATCGACGGTGGATCGGTCGCGAAGAGCCGGCGCGGGCGCGCCCGGTCGGGATCGGCGCCCAACGGTGCGCCGTCGGAGTCGTCGGGTTTCTTCGCCGTCGGGAGCCAGGCCAGTCGTGGAGCCCGTCATCGTCCCGCGCCCCTGCTCACCGCCGGCGTTCGCTTCGGGTTGCATGCCAAGTCGATCGTGGTGGACGACACCTTCGCGATGGTGGGCACGCACAATTTCGACCCGCGATCGGACCACTACAACACCGAGGCCGGCGTGATCGTCTACGACAAGCGTTTCGCCGATCGGCTGCGCGGCTCGATCATGCAGGACACCCAGCCCGGCAATGCATGGGTGATCGGCCCGAGGCAGAAGACGATCCCCGTGCTGTCGCCGATCAACGAGTTCATCGGCGACGTCTCCGAGCGACTGCCGTTCTTCGACCTGTGGCCGTTCCGCTACGCCACCAGCTACGACCTCAAGCCCGGCTGCATCCCGATGCGCTGGACCGATCCGCAATTCTTCGAGTGCTACGAGCCGGTGGGCGACTTCCCCGAGGTGGACGTCTCGTTGAAGCTGATCTACACGCGGATGATCACCGCGTTCGGCTCCTCCGCGGCGGGGATTCTCTGA
- a CDS encoding antitermination protein NusB: MDQFAILASERAGFFVGWGTLSLINAGLAQGKNRSGLLWWALSLVLGPIATLILVLLPKVRTKLF; encoded by the coding sequence ATGGATCAATTCGCCATTCTTGCCAGCGAACGCGCCGGCTTCTTCGTCGGCTGGGGCACGCTTTCCCTGATCAACGCCGGCCTGGCCCAAGGCAAGAACCGCAGCGGACTGCTGTGGTGGGCGCTTTCGCTGGTCCTGGGTCCCATCGCCACGCTCATCCTCGTGCTGTTGCCCAAGGTGAGAACGAAGCTCTTCTGA
- a CDS encoding GGDEF domain-containing protein — translation MRRPTRRFRAWFALAALLGGAFVPVGHAQQNGIGDPSTFLARTESLRTKDHPRFVRMLEEVHREGPALTKAQAWYLRYLDAWEDMYGGDYLKSEAGFRDIIANAGDATLSAKASALLLTNLAHTRRYEEAFTLANRVTADLPRITDPLARSMSLIGLSQMFDFADQTDLAIRYARLAQNSVPPGESPCQSLTLEVAAMFNARRLTPTSPELQHTLGVCIADDQPVSTNAMWLTLGAVYLDRNEPKKVIALLDRIGPSIGVNRYYQHMISATLQRAQAFEKLGDDAAAKAGALATVAMTNPDDLSDWQKEAYELLYRVEKKRGNTTAALNYYERFAAQDKGYLNDVSAKALAYNLAQQHTLAQRLETERLSKQNNILRLQQALDTKAVETGRLYIALLLAVLASIAFWLYRLKRSQMKFRKLAQRDGLTGIFNHQYFIEEADRVLHVLARKDGSACLMIIDLDHFKLVNDTHGHAIGDAVIRHTVTLCRELLRPADLFGRLGGEEFGVLLAGCGRDEGMAIADRIREAIDMSPAQCEGAAVSCSASIGLACTSASGYGLQTLCREADAALYRAKRNGRNRVIYAAGPGNLAVA, via the coding sequence ATGCGCCGGCCGACTCGTCGCTTCCGAGCATGGTTCGCGCTGGCGGCCTTGCTCGGCGGCGCGTTCGTGCCGGTCGGCCACGCCCAGCAAAACGGTATCGGCGACCCTTCGACCTTCCTCGCGCGCACCGAAAGCCTGCGGACGAAGGATCATCCGCGCTTCGTGCGGATGCTGGAAGAAGTCCATCGCGAGGGCCCTGCCCTGACGAAAGCGCAGGCCTGGTACCTGCGCTACCTCGATGCCTGGGAAGACATGTACGGCGGCGACTATCTCAAGTCGGAAGCCGGGTTCCGCGACATCATCGCCAACGCGGGCGATGCCACGCTCTCCGCCAAGGCCTCCGCACTGCTGCTGACCAACCTCGCGCACACCCGACGCTACGAGGAAGCCTTCACGCTCGCCAACCGGGTGACGGCCGACCTGCCGCGGATCACCGATCCACTGGCGCGATCGATGTCGTTGATCGGCCTGTCTCAAATGTTCGACTTCGCCGACCAGACCGACCTGGCCATTCGTTACGCGCGGCTGGCGCAGAACAGCGTGCCGCCCGGTGAATCGCCCTGCCAGTCGCTCACGCTCGAAGTGGCCGCGATGTTCAATGCCAGGCGCCTCACGCCCACCAGCCCCGAGCTGCAGCATACCCTCGGCGTTTGCATCGCCGACGACCAGCCGGTATCGACGAACGCCATGTGGCTCACGCTGGGGGCCGTCTATCTCGATCGGAACGAGCCGAAGAAGGTCATCGCCCTGCTCGACCGCATCGGGCCGAGCATCGGCGTCAATCGCTATTACCAGCACATGATCTCGGCCACGTTGCAGCGCGCGCAGGCGTTCGAAAAACTCGGTGACGACGCCGCGGCGAAGGCCGGCGCACTGGCCACCGTCGCCATGACCAACCCCGACGACCTGAGCGACTGGCAGAAGGAAGCCTACGAGCTGCTCTACCGCGTGGAGAAGAAGCGCGGCAACACGACCGCCGCGCTGAACTACTACGAACGATTCGCCGCACAGGACAAGGGCTATCTCAACGACGTCAGCGCCAAGGCCCTGGCCTACAACCTGGCCCAGCAGCACACGCTGGCGCAGCGGCTCGAAACCGAGCGCCTGAGCAAGCAGAACAACATCCTGCGCCTGCAACAGGCGCTGGACACGAAAGCGGTGGAAACCGGCCGTCTCTACATCGCGCTGCTGCTGGCGGTACTCGCCTCGATCGCGTTCTGGCTCTATCGCCTCAAGCGCTCGCAGATGAAGTTCAGGAAGCTCGCCCAGCGGGATGGACTGACCGGCATCTTCAACCACCAGTATTTCATCGAGGAAGCCGACCGGGTATTGCACGTGCTGGCGAGAAAGGACGGATCGGCCTGCCTGATGATCATCGACCTGGACCATTTCAAGCTCGTCAACGATACGCACGGGCACGCCATCGGCGATGCCGTGATCCGCCATACGGTGACGCTGTGTCGCGAACTGCTGCGGCCCGCCGATCTGTTCGGCCGCCTCGGCGGCGAGGAATTCGGCGTGCTGCTGGCCGGTTGCGGACGCGACGAGGGCATGGCGATCGCCGACCGCATCCGCGAAGCCATCGACATGTCGCCCGCCCAGTGCGAGGGCGCGGCCGTGTCGTGCTCGGCAAGCATCGGCCTGGCCTGCACCAGTGCGTCGGGCTACGGCCTGCAGACGCTTTGCCGCGAAGCGGACGCCGCGCTCTATCGAGCCAAGCGGAACGGCCGCAATCGCGTCATCTACGCCGCCGGTCCCGGCAACCTGGCCGTGGCCTGA
- a CDS encoding ParA family protein — protein MLTTLVASSKGGCGKTTLVTQLASHWVQAGKHTAIVDADRQHSSLKWARRRPENVPAVTAIEGSRKAFDRLSDDIQRVIVDTPAGVDEKDLEPYLERADVILVPVLPSQFDLDATLDFLSLLKGIPRIKRGKLPVGLVGNRLKPWTNASQAAVADLAERAPFPVVAELRDSQAYVLLTALGKGIFDYHSENVRGHQDDWTKLLRWIKRSG, from the coding sequence ATGCTTACGACGCTCGTGGCAAGCAGCAAGGGCGGTTGCGGTAAGACCACGCTGGTGACCCAGCTCGCCTCCCATTGGGTGCAGGCGGGCAAGCACACGGCCATCGTGGACGCCGACCGGCAGCACTCCAGCCTGAAGTGGGCCCGAAGACGCCCCGAAAACGTCCCGGCCGTGACCGCCATCGAGGGAAGCCGCAAGGCCTTCGACCGGCTTTCCGACGACATCCAGCGGGTGATCGTCGACACCCCCGCGGGCGTGGACGAGAAAGATCTCGAGCCGTATCTCGAACGCGCCGACGTCATCCTCGTGCCGGTGTTGCCGTCGCAGTTCGACCTCGACGCCACACTCGATTTCCTGTCCCTCCTCAAGGGCATCCCCCGGATCAAGCGCGGCAAGTTGCCGGTGGGCCTGGTGGGCAACCGCCTCAAGCCGTGGACCAACGCCAGCCAGGCGGCCGTCGCCGACCTGGCCGAGCGCGCGCCGTTTCCCGTGGTCGCGGAACTTCGCGACTCGCAGGCGTACGTCTTGCTCACCGCCCTCGGCAAGGGCATCTTCGACTACCACTCGGAAAACGTGCGCGGCCATCAGGACGATTGGACGAAACTGCTGCGATGGATCAAGCGCAGCGGCTGA
- a CDS encoding acetyl-CoA C-acetyltransferase, which produces MEKTQKRVGVVGGVRIPFCRNNTAYADVGNFGMSVKVLGSLVEKYGLHGVELGEVAMGAVIRHSADWNVAREAVLSSGLAPTTPGITTARACGTSLDNAIIIANKIATGQIDAGIAGGSDTTSDVPIVYGRKLRKRLLALNRAKTLKEKLAVATRGFSLKELKPSFPGVAEPRTGKSMGDHCELMAKEWHIGRVEQDELALASHRKLAAAYDAGLFDDLVVPFRGLKRDGFLRPDTTLEKLASLKPAFDKTSGRGTLTAGNSTGLSDGAAAVLLASDEWAASRGLSIQAYLTHAQVSAVDFVHGEGLLMAPTVAVPRMLKQAGLGLGDFDFYEIHEAFAAQVLCTLRAWESDDYCRNRLGLDGPLGSIDPSKLNVNGSSLATGHPFAATGARIVATLAKMLEQKGSGRGLISICTAGGMGVTAILERP; this is translated from the coding sequence ATGGAAAAGACGCAAAAGCGCGTGGGAGTGGTCGGCGGCGTCCGCATTCCCTTCTGCCGCAACAACACGGCCTACGCCGACGTCGGCAATTTCGGCATGTCGGTCAAGGTACTGGGTTCGCTGGTCGAGAAGTACGGCCTGCACGGCGTGGAGCTGGGCGAGGTCGCCATGGGCGCCGTCATCCGCCATTCGGCGGACTGGAACGTGGCCCGTGAAGCCGTGCTGTCCTCGGGCCTGGCGCCGACCACCCCCGGCATCACCACCGCGCGTGCCTGCGGCACGTCGCTCGACAACGCGATCATCATCGCCAACAAGATCGCCACCGGGCAGATCGACGCCGGCATCGCGGGCGGTTCGGACACCACCAGCGACGTGCCCATCGTGTACGGGCGGAAGCTCCGCAAGCGCCTGCTGGCGCTCAATCGCGCCAAGACGCTCAAGGAGAAGCTGGCCGTCGCCACGCGCGGTTTCTCGCTGAAGGAACTCAAGCCGTCGTTCCCGGGCGTGGCCGAGCCGCGCACCGGCAAGTCGATGGGCGACCACTGCGAGCTGATGGCGAAGGAATGGCACATCGGTCGCGTCGAGCAGGACGAACTGGCGCTGGCCAGCCACCGCAAGCTCGCCGCCGCCTACGACGCCGGCCTGTTCGACGACCTCGTGGTGCCGTTCCGCGGGCTCAAGCGCGACGGCTTCCTGCGTCCGGACACCACGCTGGAAAAACTGGCCTCGCTCAAGCCCGCGTTCGACAAGACCTCGGGCCGTGGCACCCTCACGGCAGGCAACTCCACCGGTCTGTCCGACGGCGCCGCCGCCGTGCTCCTGGCCAGCGACGAATGGGCGGCCTCGCGTGGCCTGTCGATCCAGGCCTACCTCACCCATGCGCAGGTGTCCGCGGTGGACTTCGTCCATGGCGAGGGCCTGCTCATGGCACCGACCGTCGCCGTGCCGCGCATGCTCAAGCAGGCCGGGCTGGGGCTGGGCGATTTCGACTTCTACGAAATCCACGAAGCCTTCGCCGCCCAGGTGCTCTGCACGCTGCGTGCATGGGAGAGCGACGACTATTGCCGCAACCGGCTGGGTCTCGACGGCCCGCTGGGATCGATCGATCCGTCGAAACTCAACGTCAACGGCTCCAGTCTCGCGACGGGACATCCCTTCGCGGCGACCGGCGCGCGCATCGTCGCCACGTTGGCGAAGATGCTGGAGCAGAAGGGCTCGGGCCGTGGCCTGATTTCCATCTGCACCGCCGGCGGCATGGGTGTGACGGCGATCCTCGAACGCCCCTGA
- a CDS encoding putative bifunctional diguanylate cyclase/phosphodiesterase, producing the protein MHRQPPPTTAQTDAPGRTLEARLKESEDRFALAFRHAAIGMAIVAPDGRWLQVNEAICEIFGYTESELLSSAFQDITHPDDLAADLELTRKVLSGERVSFHLEKRYIRRDGGVVYALLSVSLVRDEHGQPLYFISQVQDISDRKAFEDALFRERELAEVTLKSIGDAVITTDTDLLVTSINPIAEAMTGWNSHEAVGRPMDDIFQLRDPLTRRPIVNPLRTAVTKNAIVGITTDAILLHRNGFDSPIEDSAAPIHDYAGNVVGGVVVFHDVSETRALALKMAHLAHHDTLTGLPNRTLLQSRMDFAVTVAARRNQRAALLFVDIDHFKQINDSMGHAAGDALLKEVARRIRATVRPDDTVSRLGGDEFVVLLPHIDNASDAAGVAEKVLEACGEAVGVDASALAISFSIGISLFPDDANDAEALLRHADTAMYEAKMQGRNGYRFFNASMNERNTARVRIEVELRKALARNELSLHYQPKVDVELGTVVGAEALLRWQVDGEDVYTPEQFIPVAEDCGLIVPIGEWALREACRQATSWATAYRPLSVSVNVSALQFQHTRFFESLRGILDETGLHPTLLELELTERTVMEGGDHIADLLKRIKSLGVSLSLDDFGTGYCSLSYLKHFPVDILKIDRTFIRDVAWDNDSAAIVSAIITMGRGMNKQVLAEGVESVEQAQFLGLSGCSQMQGFLFGRAVSAKDFEARIGEVDLGDPRQAVE; encoded by the coding sequence ATGCACCGCCAGCCACCACCCACGACGGCCCAGACCGACGCTCCCGGGCGCACGCTGGAAGCTCGGCTGAAGGAAAGCGAAGACCGCTTCGCCCTCGCTTTCCGCCACGCCGCCATCGGCATGGCCATCGTGGCGCCCGACGGGCGGTGGCTCCAGGTGAACGAGGCGATCTGCGAGATCTTCGGCTACACCGAAAGCGAACTGCTCTCGTCGGCCTTCCAGGACATCACCCACCCCGACGACCTCGCCGCCGACCTGGAACTCACCCGCAAGGTACTCTCCGGTGAGCGCGTGTCCTTTCACCTGGAGAAGCGCTACATCCGTCGCGACGGCGGCGTGGTGTACGCGCTGCTCAGCGTCTCGCTGGTGCGCGACGAGCATGGCCAGCCGCTCTACTTCATCTCGCAGGTGCAGGACATCAGCGATCGCAAGGCCTTCGAAGACGCGTTGTTCCGCGAGCGCGAACTGGCCGAGGTCACGCTCAAATCCATCGGCGACGCGGTAATCACCACCGACACCGATCTCCTCGTCACCTCGATCAATCCCATCGCCGAAGCGATGACCGGCTGGAACAGCCACGAGGCGGTGGGCCGTCCGATGGACGACATCTTCCAGCTGCGCGATCCGCTCACCCGGCGACCCATCGTCAACCCGCTGCGCACCGCGGTGACGAAGAACGCCATCGTGGGCATCACCACCGACGCCATCCTCCTGCATCGCAACGGCTTCGACAGCCCCATCGAGGATTCGGCCGCGCCCATCCACGATTACGCGGGCAACGTGGTGGGTGGCGTGGTGGTGTTCCACGACGTGAGCGAAACGCGCGCCCTCGCGCTGAAGATGGCCCATCTCGCCCACCATGACACGCTCACGGGGCTGCCCAACCGCACGCTGCTGCAATCGCGCATGGACTTCGCCGTAACGGTGGCCGCTCGACGCAACCAGCGCGCGGCGCTGCTCTTCGTCGACATCGATCATTTCAAGCAGATCAACGACAGCATGGGCCACGCCGCCGGCGACGCGCTGTTGAAGGAAGTGGCCCGGCGCATCCGTGCCACCGTGCGCCCCGACGACACCGTGAGCCGCCTGGGCGGCGACGAGTTCGTGGTGCTCCTGCCGCACATCGACAACGCCTCCGACGCGGCCGGCGTCGCCGAAAAGGTGCTCGAGGCCTGCGGCGAAGCGGTGGGCGTCGACGCCTCCGCGCTGGCGATCAGCTTCAGCATCGGCATCAGCCTGTTTCCCGACGACGCGAACGACGCCGAGGCGCTGCTGCGCCATGCCGATACCGCGATGTACGAGGCGAAGATGCAGGGCCGCAACGGCTACCGCTTCTTCAACGCCTCGATGAACGAAAGAAACACCGCGCGCGTGCGCATCGAGGTGGAGCTGCGCAAGGCGCTCGCGCGCAACGAACTGAGCCTGCACTACCAACCCAAGGTCGACGTCGAACTGGGCACCGTCGTCGGCGCCGAGGCGTTGCTGCGCTGGCAGGTGGATGGCGAAGACGTCTACACGCCGGAGCAGTTCATTCCCGTGGCGGAAGACTGCGGCCTCATCGTGCCCATCGGCGAATGGGCGCTGCGCGAAGCCTGCCGCCAGGCGACATCCTGGGCGACCGCGTATCGTCCGTTGTCGGTGTCGGTGAACGTCTCCGCGCTGCAATTCCAGCACACGCGCTTCTTCGAATCGCTGCGCGGCATCCTGGACGAAACCGGCCTGCATCCCACCCTGCTCGAGCTCGAACTCACCGAGCGCACCGTGATGGAAGGCGGCGACCACATCGCCGACCTGCTCAAGCGCATCAAGTCGCTGGGCGTATCGCTCAGCCTCGACGACTTCGGCACGGGCTATTGCAGCCTTTCGTACCTGAAGCACTTCCCCGTCGATATATTGAAGATCGACCGCACCTTCATCCGTGACGTGGCCTGGGACAACGACAGCGCGGCCATCGTCAGCGCGATCATCACCATGGGCCGCGGCATGAACAAGCAGGTGCTCGCCGAGGGCGTGGAAAGCGTGGAACAGGCGCAGTTCCTGGGGCTTTCGGGTTGCTCGCAGATGCAGGGCTTCCTGTTCGGCAGGGCCGTTTCCGCGAAGGACTTCGAGGCGCGGATCGGGGAAGTGGACCTTGGCGATCCACGACAGGCCGTGGAGTAG
- a CDS encoding SixA phosphatase family protein, whose protein sequence is MRELILLRHAEATPHGNDGKDDRERELTDHGRREAHAAGEWLSSHKLHFDRVLCSPAVRTRQTAELALGDGVKPTYDDSIYDATVGDLYDLLDAQADVDRVVLVGHNPGMEQLVAFLVEGRSEDYRGMPPAGMARLIFDGPLQPGSAKLETFWSPPN, encoded by the coding sequence ATGCGAGAACTCATCCTGTTGCGCCATGCGGAAGCGACGCCGCACGGTAACGACGGCAAGGACGACCGCGAGCGAGAACTCACCGACCACGGCCGTCGCGAGGCCCACGCGGCGGGCGAATGGCTGAGCAGCCACAAGCTCCACTTCGACCGCGTGCTCTGCTCCCCCGCGGTGCGCACGCGCCAGACCGCCGAGCTGGCCCTGGGCGACGGCGTGAAACCCACCTACGACGACAGCATCTACGATGCCACCGTCGGCGACCTCTACGACCTCCTCGACGCGCAGGCCGATGTCGACCGCGTGGTGCTCGTCGGTCACAATCCCGGCATGGAGCAGCTGGTAGCCTTCCTGGTCGAAGGCCGGTCGGAGGACTACCGCGGCATGCCCCCCGCCGGCATGGCCCGACTCATCTTCGACGGACCGCTGCAACCGGGTTCGGCCAAGCTCGAAACCTTCTGGTCGCCCCCGAACTGA